The proteins below are encoded in one region of Kiritimatiellales bacterium:
- a CDS encoding helix-turn-helix domain-containing protein codes for MEQVEHTAPHPRKGTHLTYEERIQIEVLHRRGEPAVRIAALLGRAERTIRRERQRGWLTYRTGRDSAEKRYNEARGVRRYMNSGVNDRIRHRSTRSWRRF; via the coding sequence ATGGAACAGGTAGAACATACCGCACCTCACCCGCGGAAGGGAACGCATTTGACGTACGAAGAGCGCATTCAGATTGAGGTGTTGCACCGGAGGGGAGAACCGGCCGTCCGGATTGCCGCGCTGCTCGGACGTGCGGAGCGTACCATCCGGCGGGAGCGTCAGCGCGGCTGGCTGACCTATCGTACCGGACGCGATTCCGCCGAAAAGCGCTATAACGAGGCGCGCGGGGTCAGACGGTATATGAACAGCGGCGTAAACGATCGAATCCGGCACAGATCAACCCGTAGTTGGCGGCGTTTCTAA